A segment of the Candidatus Delongbacteria bacterium genome:
CGAAGGATGTCGCCGTCTGGCAGAACTGGGTGCGCAGGTGCTGGTGCAGGACGAGGCCAGCAGTGTGGTCTGGGGCATGCCCGGGGCCGTGGCAGCGGCCGGGCTGGCGGAGGAGATTCTCCCGCTGGACCGGATTGCGGCACGGCTTGTGGAGAAGTGCGGCGTGGGAAGGGTTCTTGTCTGATCCGCAGGGGCGGACTCAATCGTGAGGCACGGTGATGGCCTTGAATACCCGTGATTTCGAATACATCCGTGATCTGGTCCGTGTGCGGTCCGCCATCGTGCTGGACAACGACAAGGACTACCTCGTGGAGTTGCGGCTGTCATCCATCGTCCAGCAGGAGGGTTTCGCCTCGCTGCAGGATTTCATCACCCATCTGCGGGCCCAGCCCGTGGAGCTGATGCTCCAGCGGGTCGTGGACGTGATGACCACCAACGAGACCTATTTCTTCCGGGACGTCTTCCCTTTCGAGGCCCTGAAGAACGACCTGATTCCCGGACTGCTCAAGCAGAACGCAAGCTCACGCCGACTGCGGATCTGGTGCGGAGCCGCGTCCAGCGGGCAGGAACCCTTCAGTCTGGCGATGCTGCTGCGCGAGAACTTCCCGCAGCTGGCGACCTGGAACACGGAGATGGTGGCCACGGACATTTCCCACGAGATGATCGCCCGTTGCAAGGAAGGACGCTTCTCGCAGCTGGAAGTGAACCGCGGTCTGCCCGCGATGTTGCTGGTGAAGTACTTCCGCAAGGACGGCGACCAGTGGATCCTGAAGGACGATATCCGTCAGATGGTGCAGTTCCGGCTGATGAACCTGATCCAGCCCTGGAGTCTGCAGGGACCCATGGACCTGATCATGATCCGCAACGTGCTGATCTACTTCGATCTGGAAACCAAACGCGCGATCCTGGCCAAGGTCAAGAAGCTGATGGGGCCCCACAGCGTGCTGATTCTCGGCAGCTCCGAGTCGGTGCTGAGCATCGACCGCGATTTCGAGCAGATCAACATGGGGCGGTTCCTGTGTTACAGATTGAAGCAGGAACTGGCCCAGCCCGTGGCAGTGGCCGCCAGGATCTGAGGAAAGGAATCAAGCCATGTCGGACAACTCGCGAGAATTCACCCGGGTCATGGTTCGAGTCACGGTGAATCTGGCGGACGGCGAACGCAGCATCGTGTCTTCGCGCAGCCGTGACCTGAGCCTGAACGGAATCTTCCTGTATTGCGAGCCCACTCTGGAACCCGGCACCATCTGTGATGTCGGCATCGATCTGGGGGGCGAAGAGGGTCTTGTGATCCGGGCCCAGGCGCGCGTGGTGCGCGTGGACCCCGACGGTCTTGCCCTGGGATTCGAACATCTGGTGGGCAGCGACAGCCTCGAACATCTCCAGAATCTCGTGCGCTACAACGCGGGCGAGGTGGAGAACGTGGAAGAAGAGTTGCGCCGGCATGTGGGGTTGCGTGCGCGACCCGTGTGATCATCCCGGTTTCTGGGGGCAGCGGCTGACCGTTGCCCACGAGTGTGCGTGGAGTTTCGATGAGTCTGACGCGCCGTGCCTTCCTGCTTGTGCTTGTGATCCAGCTCCTCGGGCTGGGTCTGCTTGCTCTTGATGGCTGGAAACTGCAATCAAGCGTACATCAGGAACAGCTGCACAGCGAAAAGGTCGTCGAGCTGGCGGAGCTTCTGCGCCTGCAGGATGCCTTTTCGGACTTCTTCATGACCGTGGACCAGTTGCGGCGCAAGCCGGATACGGACATCGTGCGCCTTTCCCTGGTGGAATCGTCCCACATCATCGAGCTGATGGATGGACTGGAAACCGACCGGACGTCGGCGACCCAGGCGGAGCTGCTGGCTTCCCTGCGTGCCCAGTACTGGGGAATCGGTCAGGCGCTGTCCCTGCTCGCGGGGCGGGAGATGGAACATCGTGATGAACTCACCAATGCGGCGGTCACGGCCGTCTACTCCAGTACCTATCAACTGCAGGACCTGATCCGGAGCCTTCAGGACAAGCTGCACGACGACGAGCGCCTGCGGGAGCGTGATCTGCGCAACCAGCGCCAGGCCGTGTTCCTGGGCATGGGACTCTGGCTTCTGCTCACCAGCATTCTGGGAATTCTCTACAACCGGATCACTCTGCGCCCCTGGCGCGAGTTGGCGAAACTCAGGCCCGGCAGGATCAATCTGGAAGAGCTGGAGCGGCTGGAGTACTCCAACATTCCCGAACTGGTCGCGATCGGGCATACCCTTGGGCGGCTGGTTCAGGGTCGGAACAAGCTGCATCTGCGCCATCAGCAGGAAGTGGATCTGCTGAACCGGCAACTGGCCGAGAGCAACCGCGTCCGCAATGACTTCCTTGCCGGCATCAGCCACGAGATCAGAACGCCCATGAACAATCTGGTGGGCAATCTGGAACTGCTGGATGCCAGTCTGGGCGAGCAGGAAGACCGCCGGCTGATCCTCAGTATCCAGCGTGCCGTGGACGATCTGCTGGCCGTGATCAACGACCTGCTGGCCTTCAGTCGGCTGGAAAATGAAGCCCTGGAATTGAATCCGATCGAGTTCGATCTGGCCCAGGTGGTGGAAGCGATCTGTGATACGCATACCCATCTGGCCTACGAGAAGAGTCTGGATTTCGTCTGCATTCTGGAAGCGGGCCTTCCCGAGATGGTTCGCGGTGACGCGGGACGCCTGCGTCAGGTGTTGAACAATCTGGTG
Coding sequences within it:
- a CDS encoding protein-glutamate O-methyltransferase CheR; translation: MALNTRDFEYIRDLVRVRSAIVLDNDKDYLVELRLSSIVQQEGFASLQDFITHLRAQPVELMLQRVVDVMTTNETYFFRDVFPFEALKNDLIPGLLKQNASSRRLRIWCGAASSGQEPFSLAMLLRENFPQLATWNTEMVATDISHEMIARCKEGRFSQLEVNRGLPAMLLVKYFRKDGDQWILKDDIRQMVQFRLMNLIQPWSLQGPMDLIMIRNVLIYFDLETKRAILAKVKKLMGPHSVLILGSSESVLSIDRDFEQINMGRFLCYRLKQELAQPVAVAARI
- a CDS encoding PilZ domain-containing protein, yielding MSDNSREFTRVMVRVTVNLADGERSIVSSRSRDLSLNGIFLYCEPTLEPGTICDVGIDLGGEEGLVIRAQARVVRVDPDGLALGFEHLVGSDSLEHLQNLVRYNAGEVENVEEELRRHVGLRARPV